The sequence below is a genomic window from Fibrobacter sp..
CGATGTAGAGAGCGAGAACGTTCGGGTTACCAGCAGTCTTGGAGTCTGCTTCACGCTGAGCGGAGAGACCACCGTAGCTGTAGCTGAAGCCCTTGAGGCCGTTGGAGTAGAAGGTGCCGTTTGCAACGGGCTTAACCTTGCCGTCCAGCTTTTCGGGGTTCTTCGGGCCGTCGATAACGTCGTTGTTTTCGTCCCAGTAAACAATCTTAGCCTTGGGCTTGGCCTTTTTGTTGCCCTTGACAACTTCGATATTGTCAACCCAGACTTCGAAATCGCCTGCACCGCTCTTGTCGATGGAGAAGCGGATTTCAGCAATCTTGTCCCAGTCGATACGAGCCGGGAATTCAGACTTACGGGTGTTGTCCCAGTAGAGACCACGGTCCGGGAAGTCTACGAGAGGAATGGAAACCTTCTTCCAATCGGTAGTGACAGCGCCACCTTCGATGTACTTGTTCATGGGAAGAACGACCTGGGTCTTCTTGCCGTCAGAAACTTCTTCATCGAGGAGACCGATCTTTACCTGTTCGCCACCCTTCTTACCCTTGATCATGAATTCAATGCGGGAATCCAGCATGAACTTGTTCAGGTCGAAGGTTTCGTTGTACAAGCAAACAGAAGCACCAGAATATTCACTGGGGTCGAGCTTAATGTTCAGGGCAGCCTTGGACTTATAACCACCATCCTTAGTAATGGTGATACCCTTGCTCTTGCCACCGTATGCGTAGTCAAATCCTCCGGGACGATACTGTTCGTCGAAGAACTTGTAAGGAACTACGCGAGGTGCTTTCGGCTGAGCCATTGTAGCTGTCACACCAAAGCTGAGAGCAGCGATGGTTGCAGCAGTCAATGTACGCTTCATCATATGTCGCATCCTTTTGTTTATGTGTAGTTTAGTTTGAATTTATGTTTTTTTAAACGCAAAAAAGCATACACGACCCAAAGTCGTGTATACAGGCGAAACCAGATTACTTAGCTTCCTTCAGGAGCTTTTCAACCAATTCTTCGCTGAAACGATCCTGACGCTTGCCGTTGATGTAGAAGTTCGGGGTTCCCTGAACGCCGACCTTGGCACCCAGATCAAAGTCCTTCTGGATACGAGCGTTCATTTCGTCGGTCATTTCGCGGTCCTTGTTGAACTGTTCAATGTTCAAGCCGACCTGCTTAGCCACTTCGACGTAGATGGAGTCACCCAGTTCGCGGGAGTGCGGTGCCAGAGCATAGCGGTATTCCCAGAACTTGCCCTGCTTCTGTGCGGCAATGGCAGCTGCGGCAGCCGGACGGGCATTGGGGTGGAAGGACAGCGGGAAGTGCTTGTAGACGAACTTGATTTCGTTGGGGTACTTCTTGTTGAGTTCCTGCATGACCGGAGCTACACGAGAGCAGTACGGGCACTGGAATTCGGTAAATTCTACGATGGTGAGCTTGGGATTTTCGGCACCAAAGACCGGGCTGTCATCAACAGGAATGTCCCAAACCTTGTTTGCCTCTTCCATTTCCTTCTTGGCATCTTCGATAGACATGCCAGCACGCTTTTCGAGAATGTAGCCCACGGCTTCCAGGTTGGATTCCATTTCGGCGACCTTCTTTTCGAGGGCTTCGAGCTTAGCCTGCTGGTTCATAGAACCACCAGCGGAAGCCTGGTTGCAAGCAACAAGGCCGGCTACGCAAATGGACATGGCGAGAATAGAGAGACGTTTCATAGTATTCCTTTTAGATGTTAAAAGTCTGGCAGACGGGGTCCGTCCGCAATATATGACTGAAATATATATAATAGCGAAAAGATGAAAGGTTAAAGTATAAAGAAAAGACCTTTAAACTTTATCCTTTAAACTTTATGCTAAACACTACCCCTGGGAAGTTTCAGCGAAAGTGAGGCTTTCGTAGTTCTTCATGGCCAAATTCAGGCGATATTCGTTGGGGAACAGGCAAACCAGGTTACGTTCCTTGTCGAACATGCAGTCCATGGCATACTCTTCGGCAAACTTGGCCACATCCTTTTCGGGGCCATTGACCCAACGGATACCGTGGGCGGGCACGCGGTCAAGGGACACATCGGCGCCATATTCGCTCTGGAGGCGGAACTTCAGCACATCGAACTGCAGCTCACCCACCACACCGATCACAGGAATGGCGGACTTCATGGGTTCGTACAGCTGGGTAGCACCTTCTTCGGAAAGTTCAGCCAGGCCCTTGGCCATCTGCTTACTCTTCAACGGGTTCAGCAAGGTCACGCGGGCGAAGTGTTCCGGGGCAAAGTCGGGAATGCCGGTATAGTTCATCTTTTCGCCATCGGTAAGGGTATCGCCAATGCGGAACAGGCCCGGGTCGTTAATGCCCACGATGTCGCCAGCCCAGGCATGGTCGATGACTTCCTTATCCTTGGCGAGGAATGCGGTGGGCGCAGCCAGACGGATTTCACGGCCGGTACGCACGTGGAAAACCTTTTCGCCACGGGTAAAGCTTCCGGAGCAGATACGCAGGAACGCAGTACGGTCGCGGTGCTTGGGGTCCATGTTGGCCTGGATCTTGAAGACGAAAGCACTGAAAGGTTCTTCACCGGGGTCCACGGGACGCTTGTCGGTATCACGGACCAGCGGCGGCGGGGCCAAGCTGGCAAAGGCGTTAAGCAGCTGACGAACACCGAAGTTGTTCACGGCGGAGCCAAAGAACACGGGGCACATCTCCCCCTTCAGGAACTTTTCGTGATCGAAGGGATCCATGGCGCCAGTGACCATTTCGTATTCTTCCTTGAACTGTTCAACCCAGTTCTCACCACATATTTCCACCAGGCGGGGATCATCGGGGCCGGTCATCTGGATGAGTTGCTGCTCCCCTTCTTCCTTGTTGAAGGTGTGGAAGGTGTTGTCGGCGATGGAGTACACACCCTTGAAGAGCTTACCTACGCCAATGGGCAGAGTGAAAGGCGCCACCTTGATCTTCAGGATGTTCTCGATTTCATCCAGCAGGTCCAGCACATGGCGGCCGTCCAAGTCCATCTTGTTGATGAAGGTAATGATAGGAGTGTGGCGCATGCGGCAGACGTTCATAAGGCGGATGGTCTGCTTTTCCACACCGTTCACACTATCGATAAGCACGAGGGCTGCATCCACGGCAGTAAGGGCGCGGTAGGTGTCTTCACAGAAGTCCTGATGCCCCGGGGTATCCACCAGGTTGAACATGCAACCTTCGAAGGGGAAGTTCAGCACAGAGCTGGAAACGGAAATACCGCGCTGCTGTTCAATCTTCATCCAGTCGGAAACAGTGTAGCTGCGGTTGGACTTGGCGCGGACATGGCCCGCTTCGCGAATGACGTTACCGTACCACAGGAACTTTTCGGTGATAGTAGTCTTACCGGCGTCAGGATGGCTGACGATAGCGAATGTACGGCGTTTAGAAATTTCTTCGTTCATATAATTGCCTGGAGTTGCACCGTCAAGGCGGCACATCGGTTCAAACTTTCCTCGGCAAATTTAGAAAAAAAGAAAAAAGGTGTTTTCTGCTAAGAAGAAAACACCTTTTATATTACACGTCCATGTAGATTTGGTAGCTGTTTCTACCTGAATTCTTGACATCGTATAGAGCCTTGTCTGCACGATCAAACACAGTCTGGTAGCTCATGTCCAAATCGTTGATGAAGGCGGCACCCACGGATATGTTGATCGCGTTCAACTTTTCATCGTTGCAGAACGATTCGTCCACTTTCGAAATAAGTTGGCTAATATGCAGGGTCAAATCCGCTACCGTTTGAACAGAAGGCAAAAGCACTGCAAATTCATCACCACCAAAACGACAAATCGTAGCCGACTCGCATTTTGCAAAAACTTTTCGCATAGTATCGGCAAGAATTTTAAGGGCACGGTCCCCTTCAAGATGACCGTAGGAATCATTGACAAACTTCATATGGTCCATATCCACAACAAGAAGCGCGCCAACATTATGCTGAACAACCACGTACTTGTCAAATGCCAGGTCAATATAGCGACGGTTCCAAAGACCGGTCAGCTGATCCGTATAGGCTTCACGCTCGGTCTTTGAAAGGCTGACCTCATTGAAGTACATGGTACGTAGATACTTGTTCATGACTCCGTTAATAACCCAGCCTCCAGCAAACATTACCAGGAACTCGATGGTTTCTCCACCCACGCGGCCAATGAACCAGGGAACAGCATCAATATCAACGCGCAGGTTTGCAGAATACTCCGCGATTTGCCAGTTACTCAGCAGAAGCATTATGTAGGTAAGGATACTTATGGAAACAAAGGTCTTGCGACTACAATAAAGCAAGCTTACCAGGGGAACAAAGAAGTAGGTAAGATAGACGCCAATATTCTCTACACACATGGTGTAGATCGTTACAAGAGTTCCTATCAAGCCGATATACTTGATAACAGGGCTTTCTGGCTTGAACTTAAAAAGAATCGTATGACCAACGGCGAAGGCGAGTGTTACCAGCAATGTTTGCAAGCATGCGCCAAAGGTCACTTCAGGGAAGGCACCCAATAAAACACCAATGGCAATGGCCGGACCAACCAAACAGCAAAGCCAAAGAATGCGGCAGAAAAGAGCGTTTTTCTCTCGTTCATTTTGAGCAAGAAAATATTCGTAATGATTTTCAAAAATTTCGTTACCCATACACAGGAATATAAATGAAAAAAAAGCGATTGAATCGTTTTTTCTAAAAAAAAATTTATGTAAGGAAGACCACCAACAAAGCGAGAGCTTGCGCCTACAAGAGGTTATTGAATGATTCTAGCGCTAGCGGTGATGATAAGGGTGGTTTTGCATCACCATCTGCACCCGATACAGCTGTTCCGCCGTAATGATGCGGGCATGATCGTGGGTAAAAGTCAATGGAGATAGACTGAGAAGCATGTCGGCAGACTTCTTCAAGTTCTCGTCAATGCCATAGGCAGATCCTATCAAGAACACCACGTTCCCAGGGAAACGGTCCCGCAAGGTATCGGAAAGCTTTACCGTATCCATCAGCTTGCCCTCTTCAGACAGAATCACACGCTTGAACTCGCCCTTAGGGAACTTCTTCTCGAAAAGGGCTGCCTCCTGGGCCAGAGACTGCACGCGGTCATCCAGCTTGGATTCCTTAAGTTCCACCACCTCCAGAGGGATGGCTCCCCCACGGAGACGCTTGACGTACTTATCCACCTCGTCGGCGATGTAGGCAGAACCAGCCTTACCAAAAACAGCTAAAACCCACTTCATGATCTTCGATAACTATGATTTATGAATTACGAATTACAAGATAAAGCAAGGCGGCAAAGCCGCGATTATAATCTCATAATTCATATTTCGTACTTTGTAATTGGTCGCGCTAGCGGCCGACGGCGAGGCGTTCAATAAGGAAGTCCGGCATGCCGGCCTTACGCATGCGTTCCTGTGT
It includes:
- a CDS encoding thioredoxin domain-containing protein is translated as MKRLSILAMSICVAGLVACNQASAGGSMNQQAKLEALEKKVAEMESNLEAVGYILEKRAGMSIEDAKKEMEEANKVWDIPVDDSPVFGAENPKLTIVEFTEFQCPYCSRVAPVMQELNKKYPNEIKFVYKHFPLSFHPNARPAAAAAIAAQKQGKFWEYRYALAPHSRELGDSIYVEVAKQVGLNIEQFNKDREMTDEMNARIQKDFDLGAKVGVQGTPNFYINGKRQDRFSEELVEKLLKEAK
- a CDS encoding peptide chain release factor 3 codes for the protein MNEEISKRRTFAIVSHPDAGKTTITEKFLWYGNVIREAGHVRAKSNRSYTVSDWMKIEQQRGISVSSSVLNFPFEGCMFNLVDTPGHQDFCEDTYRALTAVDAALVLIDSVNGVEKQTIRLMNVCRMRHTPIITFINKMDLDGRHVLDLLDEIENILKIKVAPFTLPIGVGKLFKGVYSIADNTFHTFNKEEGEQQLIQMTGPDDPRLVEICGENWVEQFKEEYEMVTGAMDPFDHEKFLKGEMCPVFFGSAVNNFGVRQLLNAFASLAPPPLVRDTDKRPVDPGEEPFSAFVFKIQANMDPKHRDRTAFLRICSGSFTRGEKVFHVRTGREIRLAAPTAFLAKDKEVIDHAWAGDIVGINDPGLFRIGDTLTDGEKMNYTGIPDFAPEHFARVTLLNPLKSKQMAKGLAELSEEGATQLYEPMKSAIPVIGVVGELQFDVLKFRLQSEYGADVSLDRVPAHGIRWVNGPEKDVAKFAEEYAMDCMFDKERNLVCLFPNEYRLNLAMKNYESLTFAETSQG
- a CDS encoding GGDEF domain-containing protein, which codes for MGNEIFENHYEYFLAQNEREKNALFCRILWLCCLVGPAIAIGVLLGAFPEVTFGACLQTLLVTLAFAVGHTILFKFKPESPVIKYIGLIGTLVTIYTMCVENIGVYLTYFFVPLVSLLYCSRKTFVSISILTYIMLLLSNWQIAEYSANLRVDIDAVPWFIGRVGGETIEFLVMFAGGWVINGVMNKYLRTMYFNEVSLSKTEREAYTDQLTGLWNRRYIDLAFDKYVVVQHNVGALLVVDMDHMKFVNDSYGHLEGDRALKILADTMRKVFAKCESATICRFGGDEFAVLLPSVQTVADLTLHISQLISKVDESFCNDEKLNAINISVGAAFINDLDMSYQTVFDRADKALYDVKNSGRNSYQIYMDV
- a CDS encoding 23S rRNA (pseudouridine(1915)-N(3))-methyltransferase RlmH, coding for MKWVLAVFGKAGSAYIADEVDKYVKRLRGGAIPLEVVELKESKLDDRVQSLAQEAALFEKKFPKGEFKRVILSEEGKLMDTVKLSDTLRDRFPGNVVFLIGSAYGIDENLKKSADMLLSLSPLTFTHDHARIITAEQLYRVQMVMQNHPYHHR